TCCTCCATCTCTAAAATTTCAttcacaacaagaaaaaaaaacactttctttctctgccaaGACCAAATCTGTGACTCAAGGTTTCAGGACAGGGATCAGGGCCATGTTCCCACAGCTCTCCTGCgtggctgctcctgcccaggaTGTCCTGAACAGGCCCCATCGAGCTGGTGGTAGGATTTCCAGCTGTGGTAAGTGAAATGGCACATTGGTTTCACTCTCATTGTGCTTTCCCTTAGATTTCAGACATCCTGACTCGTCCTAAAAGCTTCTCAGCACTGCCTGCCTCATGGGCTCTTCCCCAGCTGGGTgcatgcaggcagcagctccccaagcTGCAGCACCGAGTACCTCTTTCATGGCAGCTATATGTGGTGcccacttgaaaaaaataaggagaagaagaagaaaagacgAGGATGATGTCAGCGCTGGCTGCCAGCGAGCAGCAGAGCCGCACAAAGAGGCcactttccctctcccctcctcctctgccaAACAAACGGGTAAAAACAAGGCACCGCAGCCTGTTGCTGAGATGACGAGGCCTCAAGAACATGCAGGTGTTGCATGGAGGACAATGAGCTCCACAGTCTGAGCTGCTCAAAACAATGTCCTCCGCGGGCCCCGAGGACGGGAAGAAATTCCCTGGGGAACTCGGAGGCCGGGGGGCGAGGCTGGCAGGAGGCGGGGGGGACACCTCCGTGCTCTCCCCCATGATGTCCCCACAGAAAAGCACCCCCTGACTCGTGGGCTTCACCTCCCACAGGGCTCAGCTAACTTTGCCCGGTGCTCCTCTTGCTCATGCCTTTGGTTGGAGCATTTGAGGCCCAGCCTGGCCTAACCCAGCCCACTTGAAGGCTTGGAGGTGGCACCACACAGCACCACGAGCGCCTTACCCAGGAGGATGATGAGGATCCCTCCCAGCTGGGAGCGGCGGTACTTGGCGGCTCCGGGCTCGTGGCCCATGCGGATGCAGGGCAAGACGGTTATCAGCAGGAAGATGGCAGGAAGGCCCAGGACGGAGGCGGCGATCATCAGTGCTCGACACGCTTGGACGTACCCTGTTGGTGGGGCAAGGAAATGGGATTTTGATTATTCGGCTCAAGAGGTGGAGAACTTTGGGTGAAGGTTCCTGCCTGATGGGCTCAGAACATGTGCATGGAGTATTGGAGACAGGTTCAAGCCATTGTGTGAATAAATATTGACCGTGAAACCACAGTACCATGGTTAGTGCATGAACAGGGTGTTCAAGCTCAAAATTTTCCACAGCATAAGGAGCACTGTCTGGAAAACACAAAGCCTTCCCAGCAAGATGCGGAGACATCACGGAGCTGGGAAATAGGGGAAGGGATGGCAAAGGAAACTGGGAGGAAGGATCTTTTGAATCTCTTCAGCCTTGAATAAATAACTAGAATTTAAAGACTCAGAGATCAGCTTGCTACCACCAGACGAGGTTTGTGGTCAGGAGGGCCGCAGAGGTGAAGACCCATCACTCAAACATGCAGGTCCATGAGATACTGCCACCAGGGGAAGCTGAGGACCGGGGAGAaggagggacagcagcagggtcACACAACAGGAGTACAGCTGACCACCGGCACAGACAGAGGAAGAGAAGTAACTGCACTTTGTAGTTATTTGAGCTCTCACAGCCAAAGCCAAGCTATTCATCTGGGTCCCTCTGGACATCACGAGATCCCCTGGCCTTCCATCAGTCACCACCGCGCCCTTCctgtcccctgcagcagcagcaggcagcacaaggCAGTGAGGGACAACAGGGGCTATGCAGGGCAGGCTATTTCTACCAGTCTGTGAGGGACTGTGTCAGAACATATTGAGTTTTGAGTACATATAGCTCTCGGGACAGCCCCCACAGAGTGACAATGCTGGCTCTCTTTCCCCTCCTGTTAACAAGATGAAGCTGCCACACGCAGACACGGTGTTTTGTGATGCCTCAAAGAATAGCAGCAGATGAGTGCCTCAAGCAAATCCCACCAACATATGGATAAGAGAGCAGCAATGAGGATTTCACTCCTCCTGAAAAGGCAGAGCCCAGGTATAACAAacatttcattgatttttcagCAGGAAACTGAGCAAAAAAAAGTTCTCTAAGGGGTTAAgggcagaaaatgagaaaacaaagaagatgGCAATGCCCAATGTGGTTTCTGTGTAATCGATCTCAAtcaaacatgcacacaaacacaccagTTTAAGGACTTGGCTCAGTCAATGAAAGACTCTAAATACAATTCAGCGAGCAGGCAGAGCAAGGACGAATTTCTCTCGTGGACAGCTATGGGTCTCAGATGAGTTACAAGCAGAAGAATCTTGCTTTGTGATCTGTTTCTGCTGaaaagaaacctttcttttGATGAAagacttatttacttatttattaaatttcattcaATACTGTTTCTTCTGGGcaagctttttctctctcttctgtgctGCATCATGCTTAACAATAGCAGCTATAAGGAAAGTAAATCTACTAAAATATAAGTATACATGCACAGAAGGGAAGAATAGGAGCTGGTCTGAGAGATTCAAAATTGCCGAACACTGTGTAATACTGACTAGGCATCGTATCAGagagtatttcagaaataaactttCTAGCAACTGTGAAATTATTTccacaacattttaaacaaataaataaggaaaaatgaatgaaagctaCAAGGAATGGttatttctgccctgccagtTTTGGAAGGGGCACCTCTGAAATTCTTGATGATGTGTACTCTAAAATGTagcagaacaaagaaacacCATAGAGTTAACAGCAATTTAAATAGGTAAAATCATTAGGTAAAATAATTAACTGAACTTACAGGGACAGGATCACACAAAGACGGATTTAGTTAGCTCAAAAGATGTACTAACACTGATGGAACACCTTGCttaatgtttgctttgcagTAAACTAGATGAAAATTACTATATGATTAGAAAGTATCATGACAAATTAAGGGTAGTTATATCTCTTTACTGTGTAAAAGCTCTGTCTTGTGTTAGAAGATATCCGAAGCACAAGACCGTCAAGACCGATGACAATCTTTCTGAAGATTAAAAGCCATAGCAGCATTAATAATAGATGCCAAAAGATTCATTATACTCAAAATCATTTCAAGGAATTGATCCTTAACATTTGTAACAGTTCATCATCATCTCAAAGCGAAATTTGAAATACTCTCTTAGATCTCAATATACTATGTATGTTTTGCAATACAACCTGGAAATGAGACGTGAAAGAAACGGCGAGTGTTTATTAAGGGCAATGATTGATAGCATTAAGTGGATTTTAATAGCCAGAGATAACACATCATACCTAGACATGATTAAAAACAGGTAGAACTTAATGGGTATCATGTTAAGGGCTATCACTCCTTAGCATATTTAATGGACCATCTCCCAGGCTGATGAAGCAGAAGGAGCTTCGCCAGCATTTCACCGCACGGCAGGACCGCACAGAGCAGCGCCTTGGGGCAGGAGGGACGAGGGCGCGGAGGGGGACACGTACCTGGCAAGATGAGGATGTCCACGAGGGGCTTGCAGTGATAGAGGCCTGTCGCCATGACGCAGTCTGCCCACAGCCCCTTGGAGCCCAGCTCGTCCATTTTCCTGCAGGTGGTGATGGTGTAGCCGCACGTCACCACCCAGTCGTTGGTGGCGGTCGCCACCACCACCCCGATCCACCCGATGAAACTGCAGACAAATCCAGCCAGGTGCAGGCAGGTGGCCACCATGGCGATGAGGCCCTGGTCCTACAAGCtgggcaggagagcaggggcaAAGCTTTGGCAGTGGAGGCTGCGGAGCTGTGCGAGGCAGGGCAGGACGCGTGCAGCCAGGACCTGCCGCCAGCTGGGAGCGGGAGGGACTGGACTTTGGTGGGAAGAGGTCCCCGAGCACACATCaggctgcctctgcccagctccctccctggGAGGGGTcagagctgcctccagccccacagcgCATGGGAGGAGCAAGGGGGGAGCCccaacttctgccagctcatcgcagggagctggaggaggatgcGGACAGGGGATGCAGAATCGCCTCCGCCAGTGCTCAGACGACAAAACAGGCTACTTTATTCACGtgcaggcagcctggctgctgaaAATTCAGGCTCGAGATAAAAATCGAAGCGGTGTTTTAGGGCTGAAGACAAACGATCACACTTTCTGTCACGTCATGGAAAAATAAGGCAAGAAACGTGGTGGACAGAGTTACCCGAGAGATGGAACTGATCGTCTCCTCAGAGCCATCGGCACTCCTGCAGTAAATGCACATAATCggtcttgtttcttttctgatgttttcagtAACTGCAAAACATAAAAGAGCCATCTCTGCATTCTCTCATGCCTGAGGTTTCAAAAGTCTTAATTAACACCCTCAGAGTCTTAAGTTTGCTTTAGGCAGCacctcatttccatttttaaatgctaacaTTTAGAATAAGTGGCTTTTTACTCAGACTCATTACGGGCGTAACTTTTAGCCTACCtcataaaacaaagaagagcCCGTTTCCAAATGTCAAAAGGAAAACTTCACAGACAATCCTGTATCTGCAGAAACAGGCAGACAcgctgttttcccttttctactTGGTATTATTGCAAACACATTTATGTTACTGGACGCCAACACATCCCTAAAGAAATTTCATCACTGTGTGTCCACCACCACAGCTTCTGATTTTGCAGAGGGTTTGGATTTACACGGAAAAAAACGTGCCTGGGGAGACCACTAGCGGAGTGCCTCCAGCACTGCATCGGCAGGGGAAAAATCAGATGCAAAATACCGAACAGTGACTGATTCATTCCTGTGGCTGttgatgaaacagaaatattgaaaGCCATGCTCCAGGGTTAGTAAATCGTGAATGAAACATATCCTGCTCTTCATCCagcagtatttttcctgttccttaGCAAACAAAGTAAAAACCACGAATAAGACCATGCAGAGCCTTATTTTTCACATTCCTGAGCATCACAATTCAAGGGCCACAGCTTCGTTTCATCACAACCTCATCTGAACACTGTAGTTACTGCCTAAACAGTACTACAGGGATGAAAATCACCTGTAAAGATGAGCTTTtataataaacacaaaattaatgtttgcttttgcattATATCATTGTCTGCGCTCCTTGTCgtttcattttctgtgcctGGTTAATCGCATTTTTGTAAAGCCGTGCTGCCTGCTGTCTTGCCATTGACTTCCTCGATGCTTACTGCTGTTATTTATGTCCGGGTGCCATCTCCACATTGTCCAGGGGTTGGTTCTAGGTGGATTAATCTTTCCCTCAAAATACGTTTGCTCATTTGTTATTCAGGAGACAAACATCATCTCTCGAGTGAAACTAGCATTGTTCTTCTTGGAAGACATGATTGTGTTCAACAGATCACAGCCTCATCTCCTAGATTTGAAACCATGTAATCCTGTGGGTTTCACAAAACCTGGGAACTCCTTAGAGCCACTGTAGGGTAGAGTTTCCAtcagcagtaaataaaaatatttttcagcaaataaaGTATAATTatcatttctgattttaaatggTTATACATCGCGGTGTTTTATATGGTGATGTGCgttattttcttcattactaATCTAATACGGAGAGGTGTGAACGACTCAAACATTGCTGGAGTAGTTAAGTAGCAACAAAAGCTGTGCACCGGAGAACATGCCAAATACACAAGTGGTTGTGTTTACACATACAAACACCAACTCTGTGTCGAGATACAGAGAAATGTTACTGTCGGTATCTTCACGGAGCCCTACAAGGCTTAGGAAATGGACTCACTGTGAGGGAGATCTTGTAGGTTTTGCTAAAAATGccctttaaaatttaaaaatgccagtggggagctgctgcaggctgtgggagTTCTGCTAACAAAGCTTCAGTGGAATCAGGTCTTCATTTATTGTGATCAAAGCAAGGCAGATTGTCTTCTCTAAAAAAGCACCGTTGTTAAACACCTTCAGAAAGTCGCATTTGTATCTCAGTGTACAAAAACATTACGGAGACAAGCGTTGTGACATtacagttttttatttgtttttgagtCCACAATctgtacatgtatttacatGGCATGAAAATGGATAACAGCACAAAATACAATTGAGGTATAAGCTAAGAGCACAGTATGTCATGTTTCaataaatataattcaaaatttGTAAACTAAGTGACCAGATAGAAGCCTCTTGTTTACTAAAACCATATAAAATATCTGTTAATCTCACGTGAGGTAGAGGACAGTTTTGTGTGTCATGTAATGCAACCACAGCAACGCTAGCAGTAAGACTGTACATCATTGGCAAAGTATTAAAAATCCTTGAATGCACTGATCGTTTTCACAGGCTTTTACTACAGTTTCGGAATAGTCATCCACCCTGTCGCCTTGAGCTAAACAGACTGGTGTTTTGCAACTACTTTCTGGAATTTCAGATAATCGTATTGGCATGTCAACATCAATAAATACTTCTGAGAGCAAgtaggaaaacacaaaaacagattttgtccATCACAGAAAGCAACGTAActgcaacaaaatattttagaccaactttttattatttcctagaattattttaaatacagtataaCTGTGCTTTCCTTTAAGTGAGGTATCTATATTcgaagacaaaaaaaaatcaattggtATTGTTACATATAATCaattttccaaatacaaaattttaacCATTTGCTGTGCTTGATGAAGTGcttaaaactcatttttcaagcatttccCAACTGAACCActaactctggaaaaaaaaaaaaattaagtaatgGCAAAAATCTAAATAATAGAGACACACAGTGAACTTGTCATGCGATTGGTAAGCAATGTCTGCTTTcacaaaagctaaaaaaaaaaaaaaggatctttttGAAATAGATGTGCAACAAATAGAAAATTCTACAAgctttctgtaatgaaaacacTGATGAACACTTCTCTCACTACAAATGAGCAAAAAGATCCAAATTAGCAGCTtcttgctgcttgctgctgacaGCTTCAATAAAACTACTGGTATAGTTCAAGCACAGATTAACAGGTAGGTGTCGTTATGTCGTTTGTTGACTTCACCATATTATAGAAAACTCTGTTGTGTGGATCAATTACATGAATTAAgtgcagaaaaaatacaaagttgtTATCTTTGCTGACAGTCAAAATATATACTCTACAAACAAGTGAATTCTAGGAAGCTGACCGTGACAGCACTTCAAGGCCAACTTCACAACTAATGCTAGGAAAGTTTTCCAAAAATTTCTTAACACATTATAGCTATCCAACCCCCAGTATAAATCAAGAATGCATGAATAAACAGTTGTGACTTCTAAAATATGGACCAAGCCGTATTTTTTCAGGCCACCGGTAGCTTTATGCTCCCACTCCACTTTTCCTACTTCACTAACTGCATTACGCCTTTAC
The DNA window shown above is from Aythya fuligula isolate bAytFul2 chromosome 9, bAytFul2.pri, whole genome shotgun sequence and carries:
- the CLDN11 gene encoding claudin-11, whose translation is MVATCLHLAGFVCSFIGWIGVVVATATNDWVVTCGYTITTCRKMDELGSKGLWADCVMATGLYHCKPLVDILILPGYVQACRALMIAASVLGLPAIFLLITVLPCIRMGHEPGAAKYRRSQLGGILIILLAMCGVVATIWFPVCAHRETTIMSFGYSLYTGWIGSALCLFGGCVIVCCSGDAQTFGENRFYYASGSSSPTHAKSAHV